One Chloroflexota bacterium genomic window carries:
- the aroA gene encoding 3-phosphoshikimate 1-carboxyvinyltransferase, with protein sequence MADTQQKEISTAERPLAASVVIPGSKSISNRVLLLAALAEGVSTLTNLQISDDTLVFVRALQALGFGVEETGGAVCTVTGAAGGAPNASASVWCGSAGTAARFLLAAVAAGEGDYHFDSTAQMKRRPMHTLIAALQAQGVGITTPTGTFPLDMATRGLAGGPAVMDARESSQFTSAFLMAAPLCHAPLELEADVRVSRPYIDMTTRLMEQFGVAVERPRHDLFLVGNGRGYRANDVAIEPDASTASYFAAAAAVAGGRVTVEHLPLEGSLQGDTQFLRVLEEMGCRLTQAGGSTTVEGASGLRGVTVDMGDFSDTMMTLACVAPFADSPTTITNIAHVRGKESDRVHSVAAGLESMGVRVEETESTITVYPAKPRGATIDTFGDHRIAMAFSVMGLVTPGVVIDDYRCVEKTCPEFFELFEDMVAQG encoded by the coding sequence ATGGCGGACACACAACAGAAGGAGATCTCGACGGCTGAGCGGCCGCTTGCCGCCTCCGTCGTCATTCCCGGCTCCAAGAGCATCTCGAACCGGGTGCTGCTGCTTGCGGCGCTGGCCGAGGGCGTCTCGACGCTCACCAACCTGCAGATCAGCGATGACACGCTGGTCTTCGTGCGGGCGCTGCAGGCGTTGGGGTTCGGCGTTGAGGAGACGGGCGGCGCGGTCTGCACAGTGACCGGCGCGGCGGGCGGCGCGCCCAACGCGAGCGCGTCGGTGTGGTGCGGCAGCGCGGGGACCGCTGCGCGCTTCCTGCTGGCGGCAGTCGCCGCGGGCGAGGGCGACTACCACTTTGACTCGACGGCGCAGATGAAGCGGCGGCCGATGCACACGCTGATCGCCGCGCTGCAGGCGCAGGGCGTCGGCATCACGACGCCGACGGGCACGTTCCCCCTCGACATGGCGACGCGCGGGCTGGCCGGCGGCCCGGCGGTCATGGACGCCCGCGAAAGCTCGCAGTTCACCTCGGCGTTCCTGATGGCGGCGCCCCTGTGCCACGCGCCGTTGGAGCTGGAGGCGGACGTGCGGGTCAGCCGCCCGTACATCGACATGACGACGCGGCTGATGGAGCAGTTCGGCGTGGCGGTGGAGCGTCCGCGCCACGACCTCTTCCTCGTCGGCAACGGCCGGGGCTACCGCGCGAACGACGTCGCCATCGAGCCGGACGCGTCGACGGCGTCGTACTTCGCGGCGGCGGCGGCAGTCGCGGGCGGGCGCGTCACCGTCGAGCACCTGCCGCTGGAGGGCTCGCTGCAGGGCGACACGCAGTTCCTGCGGGTACTGGAGGAGATGGGGTGCCGGCTGACGCAGGCGGGCGGCTCGACGACGGTGGAGGGCGCGAGCGGGCTGCGCGGGGTGACCGTCGACATGGGCGACTTCTCCGACACGATGATGACACTGGCGTGCGTCGCGCCCTTCGCGGACTCGCCGACGACGATCACCAACATCGCGCACGTGCGGGGCAAAGAGTCAGACCGGGTGCACAGCGTCGCGGCAGGGCTGGAGTCGATGGGCGTGCGCGTGGAGGAGACTGAGAGCACGATCACGGTCTACCCGGCCAAGCCGCGCGGCGCGACGATCGACACCTTCGGCGACCACCGCATCGCGATGGCGTTCTCGGTCATGGGCCTGGTCACGCCGGGCGTGGTCATCGACGACTACCGGTGCGTGGAGAAGACGTGCCCGGAGTTTTTTGAGCTGTTTGAGGACATGGTGGCGCAGGGGTAG
- a CDS encoding glycine/sarcosine/betaine reductase selenoprotein B family protein, with product MDVEELLKGVLAVTRDAAFNRVRYIGAMMSQEEQAEFLKGLFNQAVLAREARSGESLFDYLEAWEEKGMAIVAGRAQSPIELDATPWTSLRVPVREARLALVTTGGFYLKTQEPYETDGPENLGDWSWRAIPRTASPDDLEVAHIHYDLSGPREDRNCVFPIDRAAEMHAEGLIGSLNDTYYSFMGFIQKPDLLASETAPEVARLLKKDGVDAAVITAT from the coding sequence ATGGATGTTGAAGAGCTGTTGAAGGGCGTGTTGGCCGTCACGCGCGATGCTGCATTCAATCGCGTCCGCTACATCGGCGCGATGATGTCACAGGAGGAGCAGGCCGAGTTCCTCAAGGGCCTCTTCAACCAGGCCGTCCTGGCCCGCGAAGCCAGGAGCGGCGAGTCCCTCTTCGACTACCTCGAAGCATGGGAGGAGAAGGGCATGGCTATCGTCGCCGGCCGCGCCCAGTCGCCCATCGAGCTCGACGCGACGCCGTGGACCTCCCTGCGCGTGCCCGTCCGCGAGGCCAGGCTGGCCCTCGTCACCACCGGCGGCTTCTACCTCAAGACCCAAGAGCCCTACGAGACCGACGGCCCCGAGAACCTCGGCGACTGGTCGTGGCGCGCAATACCCCGCACCGCGTCGCCGGACGACTTGGAGGTCGCCCACATCCACTACGACCTCTCCGGCCCCCGCGAGGACCGCAACTGCGTCTTCCCCATCGACCGCGCCGCCGAGATGCACGCCGAGGGCCTCATCGGCAGCCTCAACGACACCTACTACTCCTTCATGGGCTTCATCCAGAAGCCCGACCTGCTGGCGTCCGAGACCGCCCCGGAGGTCGCGCGGCTCCTCAAGAAGGACGGCGTCGACGCCGCGGTCATCACGGCCACCTGA
- a CDS encoding peptidyl-alpha-hydroxyglycine alpha-amidating lyase family protein → MAEIFGENGFFYEYVEGWGQQLPDGMTFVECPGVAVDSQDTVYVLTRGKHPIIVFDKDGNFQRTFGEGWFSETRTHGLYCAHDDTLLVADDGIHTIQKFASDGTRLMEIGERDHPSPKWGGEPFNRPTSAAIRPSNGDIYISDGYGNARIHVYTGDGQYKFSWGSSGIDAGQFIRPHNIAIDERDRVYVVDREPHRVQVFDAEGNFITMWNNIHRPDSMMLWQDHIYIGELNGIGGVDDAPGLGHRVGIYDLDGNLVCRFGSPEEGTGPGQFIAPHGITVDSEGSVYVAEVSYTIRGSHMNPPQELRSISKYTRVWDRA, encoded by the coding sequence ATGGCTGAGATCTTTGGCGAAAACGGTTTCTTCTACGAGTACGTCGAGGGATGGGGGCAGCAGTTGCCCGACGGCATGACCTTCGTCGAGTGCCCAGGCGTCGCGGTGGACTCGCAGGACACGGTGTACGTGCTGACGCGCGGCAAGCACCCCATCATCGTCTTTGACAAGGACGGCAACTTCCAGCGCACCTTTGGCGAGGGGTGGTTCAGCGAGACCCGCACCCACGGCCTCTACTGCGCCCACGACGACACGCTGCTGGTCGCCGACGACGGCATCCACACCATCCAGAAGTTCGCGTCGGACGGCACCCGGCTGATGGAGATCGGCGAGCGGGACCACCCGTCACCCAAGTGGGGCGGCGAGCCCTTCAACCGGCCGACCTCCGCCGCCATCCGGCCCAGCAACGGCGACATCTACATCTCCGACGGCTACGGCAACGCGCGCATCCACGTCTACACCGGCGACGGCCAGTACAAGTTCTCCTGGGGCAGCTCCGGCATCGACGCGGGGCAGTTCATCCGCCCGCACAACATCGCCATCGACGAGCGCGACCGGGTGTACGTGGTCGACCGCGAGCCGCACCGCGTGCAGGTCTTCGACGCGGAGGGCAACTTCATCACGATGTGGAACAACATCCACCGCCCGGACTCGATGATGCTGTGGCAGGACCACATCTACATCGGCGAGCTGAACGGCATCGGCGGCGTCGACGACGCGCCGGGCCTCGGCCACCGCGTCGGCATATACGACCTCGACGGCAACCTGGTGTGCCGCTTCGGCAGCCCGGAGGAGGGCACGGGCCCCGGCCAGTTCATCGCGCCCCACGGCATCACCGTCGACTCGGAGGGCAGCGTGTACGTGGCAGAGGTCAGCTACACTATCCGAGGCAGCCACATGAACCCGCCGCAGGAGCTCCGCAGCATCAGCAAGTACACGCGGGTGTGGGACAGGGCGTAG
- a CDS encoding LLM class F420-dependent oxidoreductase: protein MNIGFSAPTRGPQATPKSLAQLVQHGEDLGFGIVTVSDHVVFPRAANSTYPYSEDGSYWGGVECMEQLTLHAYLAACTTSLRLLTSVMVVPHRPPVLTAKVLATVDVLSGGRLIVGCGAGWLREEFEAISAPDFDRRGAVTNEYIRAFKELWTSDEPTFDGEFCSFSNLHFEPKPVQKPHPPIWTGGESPAALRRAGRLADKWFPIGTNPTYPVRTPEQLTQSLERVRHHAEEASRDPSDVGVAYSAGMPSLGEAVQQPDGARRPFTGDSEQVAGDIRGFAEAGVNDMAFRFERGTLEETLAAMEQFADEVMARV, encoded by the coding sequence TTGAACATCGGATTCAGCGCCCCCACAAGGGGCCCGCAGGCGACGCCCAAGTCCCTCGCGCAACTCGTCCAGCACGGCGAGGACCTCGGCTTCGGCATCGTGACCGTCAGCGACCACGTCGTCTTCCCGCGCGCCGCCAACTCGACGTACCCCTACAGCGAGGACGGCTCGTACTGGGGCGGCGTCGAGTGCATGGAGCAACTGACGCTCCACGCGTACTTGGCAGCCTGCACAACGTCGCTGCGGCTGCTCACCTCCGTCATGGTCGTCCCCCACCGGCCGCCGGTGCTGACCGCGAAGGTGCTCGCGACGGTCGACGTACTGTCCGGCGGCCGCCTCATCGTCGGCTGCGGCGCGGGCTGGCTGCGGGAGGAGTTCGAGGCCATCAGCGCGCCCGACTTCGACAGGCGCGGCGCCGTCACCAACGAGTACATCCGCGCCTTCAAGGAGCTATGGACCAGCGACGAGCCCACCTTCGACGGCGAGTTCTGCAGCTTCTCCAATCTCCACTTCGAGCCAAAGCCCGTGCAGAAGCCGCACCCGCCCATCTGGACCGGGGGCGAGAGCCCCGCAGCGCTCCGCCGAGCGGGACGCCTCGCCGACAAGTGGTTCCCTATCGGCACGAACCCCACCTACCCCGTCCGCACGCCTGAGCAGCTCACACAGTCGCTGGAGCGCGTGCGCCACCACGCCGAGGAGGCCAGCCGCGACCCGTCGGACGTGGGCGTCGCCTACAGCGCGGGCATGCCCAGCCTCGGCGAGGCCGTCCAGCAACCGGACGGCGCCCGCCGCCCCTTCACCGGCGACAGCGAGCAGGTCGCCGGGGACATCCGAGGATTCGCGGAGGCGGGCGTCAACGACATGGCATTCCGCTTTGAGCGCGGCACGCTGGAGGAGACGCTGGCAGCAATGGAGCAGTTCGCGGACGAGGTGATGGCGAGGGTGTAG
- a CDS encoding Zn-dependent alcohol dehydrogenase: MKAAVLWELGQPLSIEEVELDPPKAGEVRVKIGAAGICRSDHHYMKKEGSIATPAVLGHEGSGTVIELGEGVTTLNVGDRVILSFVPNCGRCKFCLTNRANLCAAHAATGATMFDGTTRLHQGDTRINHMGKVACFAQEAVVPESGCVKVPDDFPFPQAAYIGCCVTTGVGGAIFNAGVHPGSAVAVVGCGGVGLNALMGAQLNGATRIIAVDIDDGRLEFAGRFGATHFVNPPHGDPVARIKELTDGAGVDYAFEAFGASETIETAYHSIKRGGTATILGLAPIGDDPVIPGIDLVRNQKTLKGSYYGSARPRVDFDTMVDLYLNGKLDLDSLEGKHYSLDNIMEGYADLEKGVPGRGVITDFS, encoded by the coding sequence ATGAAGGCGGCTGTCCTCTGGGAACTCGGCCAACCCCTGTCCATTGAAGAAGTCGAGCTCGACCCGCCCAAGGCCGGCGAGGTCCGGGTCAAGATCGGCGCCGCGGGCATCTGCCGCAGCGACCACCACTACATGAAGAAGGAAGGCTCCATCGCGACGCCCGCCGTCCTCGGCCACGAGGGCTCCGGCACCGTCATCGAGCTCGGCGAGGGCGTCACCACGCTCAACGTCGGCGACCGCGTCATCCTCTCCTTCGTCCCCAACTGCGGCCGCTGCAAGTTCTGCCTGACCAACCGCGCCAACCTGTGCGCGGCCCACGCCGCCACCGGCGCCACCATGTTCGACGGCACCACGCGCCTGCACCAGGGCGACACCCGCATCAACCACATGGGCAAGGTGGCCTGCTTCGCGCAGGAGGCCGTCGTTCCGGAGAGCGGCTGCGTCAAGGTGCCTGACGACTTCCCCTTCCCGCAGGCCGCCTACATCGGCTGCTGCGTCACCACCGGCGTCGGCGGCGCGATCTTCAACGCCGGCGTGCACCCCGGCAGCGCCGTGGCCGTTGTCGGCTGCGGCGGCGTCGGCCTCAACGCCCTGATGGGCGCGCAACTCAACGGCGCGACCAGGATCATCGCAGTCGACATCGACGACGGACGCCTGGAGTTCGCCGGCCGCTTCGGCGCGACGCACTTCGTGAACCCGCCCCACGGCGACCCCGTCGCCCGCATCAAGGAGCTGACGGACGGCGCCGGCGTGGACTACGCCTTCGAGGCCTTCGGCGCCTCGGAGACCATCGAGACCGCCTACCATTCCATCAAGCGCGGCGGCACCGCCACGATCCTCGGGCTCGCCCCCATCGGCGACGACCCGGTCATCCCGGGCATCGACCTCGTGCGCAACCAGAAGACGCTGAAGGGCAGCTACTACGGCTCCGCCCGCCCGCGCGTTGACTTCGACACCATGGTCGACCTCTACCTCAACGGCAAGCTCGACCTGGACTCCCTCGAGGGCAAGCACTACTCCCTGGACAACATCATGGAGGGCTACGCGGACCTGGAGAAGGGCGTCCCCGGCCGCGGCGTCATCACGGACTTCAGCTAG
- a CDS encoding type II toxin-antitoxin system VapC family toxin: MAGFVVVDASVAVKWLAVEEYTREANALVRHWLTENIQMVAPHHMRVEVANALYKRMVRGEHTIENVVSGVESLLAINIEFRDVSGLHIRAVQLASELRQSAVYDAHYLALAESLGGELWTADQRFHRVASDASYPVHWVGDFVAN; the protein is encoded by the coding sequence GTGGCCGGTTTCGTCGTGGTGGACGCCAGCGTGGCGGTCAAGTGGTTAGCTGTCGAGGAATACACCAGAGAAGCCAATGCCCTCGTCCGGCATTGGTTGACGGAGAATATCCAGATGGTGGCTCCCCATCATATGCGGGTGGAGGTGGCCAATGCCCTTTACAAGCGTATGGTTCGTGGTGAACACACCATAGAAAATGTGGTAAGCGGCGTGGAGAGCCTGCTTGCTATTAATATTGAGTTCAGGGACGTCAGCGGCCTTCACATTCGCGCCGTCCAACTGGCTAGCGAACTCCGCCAGAGCGCGGTGTACGACGCGCACTACCTGGCGCTGGCCGAGTCGCTGGGGGGCGAGCTGTGGACTGCGGACCAGCGCTTTCATCGTGTCGCCAGCGATGCGAGCTACCCGGTGCACTGGGTTGGCGACTTCGTTGCCAACTAG
- a CDS encoding aspartyl protease family protein, protein MGVFHCTITVSPVTGADSRRTEAIVDSGASYSVIPARLLNELGIQPKRTDVFMLADGTRHEEVIGEARVAVNGRDAVTPVVFGSDEALPLLGAVTMQILNLVVDTKGERLVPGVAYLL, encoded by the coding sequence ATGGGCGTCTTCCATTGCACAATAACCGTGTCCCCCGTCACCGGCGCCGACTCCCGCCGGACGGAGGCCATCGTCGATTCCGGGGCCAGCTACTCCGTGATCCCCGCCCGGTTGCTCAACGAGTTGGGCATCCAGCCCAAGCGCACTGACGTCTTCATGCTGGCCGACGGCACCCGCCATGAGGAGGTCATCGGCGAGGCCCGCGTCGCCGTGAACGGCCGCGACGCCGTGACCCCCGTCGTGTTCGGCTCGGACGAGGCCCTGCCGCTCTTGGGCGCGGTGACGATGCAAATCCTCAACCTCGTCGTCGACACCAAGGGCGAGCGGCTGGTCCCGGGCGTCGCTTACTTGCTCTAG
- a CDS encoding pseudouridine synthase, which translates to MTTLLKALTGAGVGPRRTCFRLITEGKVTVNGEPATNATLEVDPAVDAIEADGRRITAAQPYVYVKMNKPAGVLSAVHDTRGRPTVSGLVPPRYRDLRLFPVGRLDMDSTGLVLMTNDGDLAYRLMHPSYGYEKEYHVSLKVSLTDADVRALSQGVLLEGQRTAPARVARLNDRAGIKYSVTLAEGRKRQVRRMLASLGKPPTTLERVRIHTLLLGDLAPGEARDLSADELAALRGDKGS; encoded by the coding sequence GTGACGACGCTGCTAAAAGCGCTGACCGGCGCGGGCGTTGGCCCGAGGCGCACCTGCTTCCGGCTCATCACCGAAGGCAAGGTCACCGTCAACGGCGAGCCCGCCACCAACGCCACGCTCGAGGTTGACCCGGCGGTAGACGCCATCGAGGCCGACGGCCGGCGGATCACAGCCGCGCAGCCATACGTCTACGTCAAGATGAACAAACCCGCGGGCGTCCTCTCGGCCGTGCACGACACCCGTGGCCGCCCGACCGTCTCCGGCCTCGTCCCGCCGCGATACCGCGACTTGCGTCTCTTCCCCGTCGGCCGCCTCGACATGGATTCCACGGGCCTCGTCCTCATGACCAACGACGGCGACCTCGCCTACCGCCTCATGCACCCCAGCTACGGCTACGAGAAGGAGTACCACGTCAGCCTGAAGGTGTCGCTGACGGACGCCGACGTCCGCGCCCTGTCGCAGGGGGTGCTCCTCGAAGGCCAGCGCACCGCCCCGGCACGGGTCGCGCGGCTGAACGATCGTGCGGGCATCAAGTACAGCGTCACGCTCGCGGAGGGCCGCAAGCGCCAGGTTCGCCGAATGCTCGCGTCGCTGGGCAAGCCGCCCACAACGCTCGAGCGCGTCCGCATCCACACCCTGCTGCTCGGCGACCTCGCGCCCGGCGAAGCACGGGATCTGTCGGCGGACGAGTTGGCCGCGTTGCGGGGCGACAAGGGGAGCTAG
- the rmuC gene encoding DNA recombination protein RmuC produces MEVIVAVVVGIAVGAVVVWFAQEVRAKARVATLEGRLSEAKTGEQLLETAKEQLSEAFQATASRVAANNSEAFLQLANENLGKTMEAAKGDLENRHKQFQELVKPLAENYQNLNPKIDAWTKQASELTTETSKLASALTSSTQIGSWGEIELQRVVELAGLNEHIDYSLQATVESGSDRPDMTVRLPDGRAVVIDAKASAKAFLEASEAEDEAAENAALTRHADALKTQVDGLAARKYGDKVDGSLDFVVMFVPGDQFLAAALRSNPNLVTYAMAKRVAIATPASLISLLWAVAHGWQQHHLAEHASEIAKAGDDLFRRLQTFMNHYDSVGKGLERALKAYDSSIGSFDRSIVPKGREFAGLLGKGEEDFPTPYAIDAPQVRSSRYVEPEALGMPESESDDEEEVA; encoded by the coding sequence GTGGAAGTCATTGTCGCTGTCGTCGTGGGCATCGCGGTGGGCGCCGTGGTGGTGTGGTTCGCGCAGGAGGTGCGGGCGAAGGCCCGCGTCGCGACGCTGGAGGGCAGACTGTCTGAGGCGAAGACCGGCGAGCAGCTGCTGGAGACGGCGAAGGAGCAGCTGAGCGAGGCATTTCAGGCGACGGCGAGCCGGGTCGCCGCCAACAATAGCGAAGCCTTCTTGCAGCTCGCCAACGAGAACCTTGGCAAAACCATGGAAGCTGCCAAGGGTGATCTGGAGAACCGCCATAAGCAGTTTCAGGAACTGGTCAAGCCATTGGCGGAGAACTATCAGAACCTCAATCCCAAGATTGACGCGTGGACGAAACAGGCCAGCGAGCTCACCACTGAGACAAGCAAGCTGGCAAGTGCGCTCACGAGCAGCACACAGATAGGGTCATGGGGCGAAATCGAGCTTCAGCGCGTTGTGGAACTAGCAGGGCTCAATGAGCATATCGATTACAGCCTCCAGGCCACCGTGGAGAGCGGCAGCGACCGGCCGGACATGACAGTTCGGCTGCCTGATGGCCGTGCGGTAGTCATTGACGCCAAGGCTTCAGCGAAGGCTTTTCTTGAGGCATCCGAGGCGGAAGACGAGGCGGCGGAAAACGCCGCGCTGACTCGGCACGCCGACGCGCTGAAGACGCAGGTGGACGGCCTCGCCGCCCGGAAGTACGGCGACAAAGTGGACGGCTCCCTGGACTTTGTGGTGATGTTCGTGCCTGGTGATCAGTTTCTTGCCGCCGCGCTGAGGTCAAATCCGAATCTGGTCACCTACGCCATGGCGAAGCGGGTGGCGATCGCCACACCCGCGTCGCTAATCTCGCTGCTGTGGGCCGTCGCGCATGGCTGGCAGCAGCACCATCTTGCCGAGCATGCCAGTGAAATTGCGAAGGCCGGCGACGACCTATTTCGCCGCTTGCAGACATTCATGAACCACTACGATTCGGTAGGAAAGGGTCTGGAACGCGCCCTCAAGGCCTATGACTCGTCCATCGGATCATTTGACCGGTCAATTGTCCCCAAGGGCCGGGAGTTTGCGGGTCTCTTAGGCAAGGGGGAAGAGGACTTTCCGACGCCCTACGCCATTGATGCGCCCCAGGTGCGTAGCTCTCGCTATGTTGAGCCCGAGGCCCTCGGCATGCCGGAATCCGAGAGCGACGACGAGGAAGAAGTCGCCTAG
- a CDS encoding PPOX class F420-dependent oxidoreductase — protein MELTDKQRDFLNANHNAVFSTFRRNGAAQLSVVTSGLYGDGVAFTTTADRAKHRNLTRDPRCTLLVSHDEWRPFLVVEGTATVLTQDNTPADELRTAFRDVFRSAAGKEHPDWDEYDRVMVEDRRVIVVVTADHVYGTLG, from the coding sequence ATGGAACTCACGGACAAGCAGAGGGACTTTCTCAATGCCAACCACAACGCCGTATTCTCGACGTTCCGGCGCAACGGCGCGGCGCAGCTCAGCGTCGTCACGAGCGGCCTCTACGGCGACGGCGTCGCGTTCACGACGACGGCCGACCGCGCCAAGCACCGCAACCTCACTCGCGACCCGCGCTGCACGCTCCTCGTCTCGCATGACGAGTGGCGGCCGTTCCTGGTGGTCGAGGGCACCGCGACAGTGCTCACGCAGGACAACACCCCCGCCGACGAGCTGCGCACCGCCTTCCGCGACGTCTTCCGCTCCGCCGCCGGCAAGGAGCACCCGGATTGGGACGAGTACGACAGGGTCATGGTGGAGGACCGCCGCGTCATCGTCGTCGTCACTGCGGACCACGTCTACGGGACGTTGGGGTAG
- a CDS encoding SDR family NAD(P)-dependent oxidoreductase, translated as MALTGKVVVITGAARGMGREYVRWFLREGSKVVALDQSWEDVDDFSEELGGFEEALVVTGNITSDADLDAAYQATMDRFGTVDVLLNNASMRMRDVHPSAVLNVLDSTDEQWQYAFEASVLGLIKAIRRFVRPMIENKSGSIINVYSGSGVIGRPGNQPYGAVKAAVHNFTQSLSGELAEYNIAVNSLIPGGTRSTGYEEQTRLQAEMGRVRVRNPVGPGHTAPAAVWLAQQDSSTFTGEAVDALKWNEENGYGSYDAWASPD; from the coding sequence ATGGCACTTACCGGCAAGGTAGTTGTGATAACCGGCGCCGCCCGCGGCATGGGCCGCGAGTACGTGCGGTGGTTCCTGCGCGAGGGCAGCAAGGTCGTCGCCCTCGACCAGTCCTGGGAAGATGTCGACGACTTCTCCGAGGAGCTCGGCGGCTTCGAGGAAGCCCTCGTCGTCACCGGCAACATCACCAGCGACGCCGACCTCGACGCCGCCTACCAGGCGACGATGGACCGCTTCGGCACCGTCGACGTCCTCCTCAACAACGCCTCCATGCGCATGCGGGACGTGCACCCCTCGGCGGTGCTCAACGTGCTGGACTCCACGGACGAGCAGTGGCAGTACGCCTTCGAGGCCAGCGTCCTGGGTCTGATCAAGGCCATCCGCCGCTTCGTGCGGCCCATGATCGAGAACAAGAGCGGCAGCATCATCAACGTCTACTCCGGCTCCGGCGTCATCGGCCGCCCGGGCAACCAGCCCTACGGCGCCGTCAAGGCGGCGGTGCACAACTTCACCCAGTCGCTGTCCGGAGAACTCGCGGAGTACAACATCGCCGTCAACTCGCTCATTCCCGGCGGCACCCGCAGCACCGGCTACGAGGAGCAGACACGGCTGCAGGCGGAGATGGGCCGCGTCAGGGTGCGGAACCCCGTCGGACCCGGCCACACCGCGCCCGCCGCGGTGTGGCTTGCCCAGCAGGACTCCTCCACGTTCACGGGCGAAGCCGTCGACGCGCTGAAGTGGAACGAGGAAAACGGCTACGGCAGCTACGACGCTTGGGCCTCGCCCGACTAG
- a CDS encoding carboxymuconolactone decarboxylase family protein: MTQAQPTGFQQLLEENAPELAAMVGGARASITEGGALPAHVKTLMMMICDALLNHEQGVTNLANRARGLGATEEEVAEALGVAYLMGGLPAIVAGANAYRNVQR, from the coding sequence ATGACACAGGCACAGCCCACAGGCTTCCAGCAGCTTCTGGAGGAGAACGCGCCGGAGCTGGCGGCGATGGTCGGCGGGGCGCGCGCATCGATCACCGAGGGCGGCGCGCTGCCGGCGCACGTGAAGACGTTGATGATGATGATCTGCGACGCGCTGCTGAACCACGAGCAGGGCGTGACCAACCTCGCCAACCGGGCGCGCGGCCTGGGCGCGACGGAGGAGGAGGTCGCGGAGGCGCTGGGCGTCGCGTACCTCATGGGCGGGCTGCCGGCGATCGTCGCGGGAGCCAACGCGTACCGGAACGTGCAGCGGTAG
- a CDS encoding DUF427 domain-containing protein, with protein MTTLASKEELIGRRDPNHTGSVEPCAKWVRVMHNGEFIADSRRALLLFETRNVPAYYFPREDVRMDLMANAELVTQCPYKGNAEYYSLTAGDSTVENVLWAYTSPFADTCPDISGYVAFYWNKVDHWFEEDEEVFVHARDPHKRVDCLPSTRHVRVEQGGVTLAESTRPTLLFETGLPVRYYLPVMDVKVGLLAKSERVTRCPYKGTANYYSVEGVEDGEDLAWYYQLPTSESVKIANLVCFFNERVDVYVDGELQERPATRWSRR; from the coding sequence ATGACTACGCTTGCATCCAAGGAAGAGCTCATCGGCAGGCGCGACCCGAACCACACGGGGTCGGTGGAGCCGTGCGCCAAGTGGGTGCGCGTCATGCACAACGGCGAGTTCATCGCCGACAGTCGGCGCGCACTGCTGCTGTTCGAGACGCGGAACGTGCCCGCGTACTACTTCCCGCGCGAGGACGTGCGGATGGACCTGATGGCCAATGCCGAGCTGGTCACGCAGTGCCCGTACAAGGGCAACGCGGAGTACTACTCGCTCACCGCGGGCGACTCGACGGTGGAGAACGTCCTGTGGGCGTACACGTCGCCCTTTGCGGACACGTGCCCGGACATCTCCGGCTACGTCGCCTTCTACTGGAACAAGGTGGACCACTGGTTCGAGGAGGACGAGGAGGTCTTCGTCCACGCCCGCGACCCGCACAAGCGCGTCGACTGCCTTCCGAGCACGCGGCACGTGCGCGTCGAGCAGGGTGGCGTGACGCTCGCCGAGAGCACGCGTCCGACGCTGCTGTTCGAGACGGGGCTGCCCGTGCGGTACTACCTGCCCGTCATGGACGTGAAGGTGGGCCTGCTGGCCAAGAGCGAGCGGGTGACGCGCTGCCCGTACAAGGGCACGGCGAACTACTACTCGGTTGAGGGCGTGGAGGACGGCGAGGACCTGGCGTGGTACTACCAGCTTCCAACGTCGGAGTCGGTCAAGATCGCCAACCTGGTCTGCTTCTTCAACGAGCGGGTCGACGTGTACGTGGACGGCGAGCTGCAGGAGCGGCCGGCGACGCGGTGGTCGCGGCGGTAG